CCCGCCCTGCGTGACCCGCAGACGCTGAACGAGCGCTGGGGACGCAGTGTGCCGGCCCTGCAACGGCCTCTTCAGAACACCACCCCTCCCCTCGGCACAGCCGGGGACTACGCGGCCCTCTTCGGGCGGGTGCTGGGCGGCCAGGGCTTCAAGCCTGCCGAACTCGCCATCATGCGCCGGCACCTCGGCTGGGTGATGCGGGTCAACCCGGACAATGCCAAGGTGTACAACGCCGTTTACAGCAAAGGCGGCAGCCTCGGCGCAGGTGTCCTGACGCAAAACTACGCTCTGGACGTGAAAGGAGGCGGCAAGGTCGCCTACAGCCTCTTCCTGCGGAATATCCCCGTCAACCGGTACGAGCAGCTGGGCGCGCAACTGGACAGCTTCATCCTGGCGACCACCTTCGACCCCGCCGCACAGAGAAAGCTGCTGGACGTGCTGGACACGTCGCGCCGCTAAACTGCGGGGCGTGACCGACCCCGCCGATCTCGCCGCCCGCGTTGCCGCCCTGGAAGCGCGGGTGGCGGCTCTGGAGGGGAGCGGGAGCAGGCCGGCAGCCGCGCGCTGGGATGACGACGCCTTCTGGGCGCTCAACCGGCTGGAAACCGAGCACCCGCAGGGCGCGCTGCTCTACGCCGGACACGTGCACCTGCCGACCGGCGAGCACTGGGGCTGGAAGGAGATGGAGGACACCGGCGCCCTACTCGGGGCCGACTGGGAAAGCGCGGCGCCGATGCTCGCGGCGCTCGGGCATCCGCTGCGGCTCTCACTGCTGCGGGCGGTACTGAGCGGGCAGCGCACGACGGCGCAGCTTCAGGCCGACCCCGCGCTCGCGGCGGGCGGCAAGCTCTACCACCACCTGCGCGACCTCCAGGCTGCAGGGTGGCTGCTGCTTCAGGGCCGGGGCCAGTACACGGTGCCCGCCGAGCGCGTGCTGCCGCTGCTCGTCATCCTGCGCGCCTCGGGCGGCGTGCGGCCCGGCGGAGCGGAAGCGGAGGGCTGAGGCGGGAATCTACGCCCCGGTGCTGATCACGTTGCAGGTGCAGCGCGCGAGGCTGGTGACGCGCCCGCGCTCGTCCTTGATTTCCACCTGCCAGACCATCAGGGTGCGGCCCCGGTAACTCAGGACCGCTTCGCCGGTCACGAAGCCTTGCCCCGCGCCGCGCACGTGGGTGGCGCTGATGTCCACGCCGACCGCGACCTGCCGCTGCGGATCGAGGTTCATCCACGAACCGATGCTGGCGAGTTCCTCGGCCAGCGCCAGGCTCGCGCCGCCGTGCAGCCTCCCCGCCGGCTGGCGGTTGCCCTCGACCGGCATGCGGGCCGAGACGCGCTCCCGGCCCACTCCCGTGAGCTCAATGCCGAGGCGCGCGCCCAGCGTCCCCACCAGCGGGCGCATCTGCGCGGCCAGTTCCTCGGGGGTCAGGCGCTCGAAGTCCTCGGCACTCGGTAGCGTGAGGTCAGGGTGCAGCGTCATGCGGGTCAGCATACCCGCCGCGCCGCGTGCCCCCAGAGCCGCCGGCTAGCCCTGCGGCGTGCTCAGGGTGCGCCCGACGCCGAGGCCGTACCGGTATACCAGGTTGCCCCCGAGCGCTCCCGCCGCCAGCGCCGCGCCGAGGCCCGCGCCCGAGAGCGCCTTGCCCAGCCCCCGCCTGCCCCCCTTGCGCGCCAGCAACGAAGCGGCGCACAGCGTGAAGGCCGTTTCCGCCAGCAATCCATGCAACAGTCCTTCGCGCCGCGCCGGTCCGCGCCGGACATTGCTCCAGTCGGTCCACCCCGCCGCGACGGTCGGCACCGCCCCCAGCGTGCCGAACAGCAGCGCGAGGTCAGCGGCCCTCTCCCGTCCGGCCCGCTCCCCCGGGTCACCGCCCGGCCAGAAGTCGAGCAGCCCCGCCACCATCCAGCCCCCGAGCGGCAGGTGCACAAGTGCCGGGTGCAGCGGATGCCCGAGGGAATCGCCGTGCAGCGCGGCGACGACGCCTTCCGGCAGCTTCGACTTGAGCTCGGCGAGCGTGCCCTGAAGCTGATCGGCAAGGGCGTCGAGGGCGTCTTGATCGACGGAGTGTTCTAGCTCTTGAACGCGCTGGGTCAGGGTCATGGCCCAGTTTCCCCGCACCGCCCCCGCGCTGGCTGAACCTTCGGCCAACGCCTCTTCAGCCCCCGGCGGTTGGAGGAATCAGGCCATCGGCCCAGGCGTGCTCGTACTCGGCCTGGTCGAGCCCGCGCCCGATCAAGACGAGCTCGCTCCTGCCGTCCGACTCGTCCCAGGCGTCGGCGGTAAAGAGGTCACGCACTGCCTGAAACAGCAGGCGCTGCGGGTAACCGTGCAGCGAGAGAAAGCCCTTGACCCGGAGTACCTCGGCGGGGCGCGCGAGGATCATCGAGGTCATGAAGCGCTGCCAGAGGTAGGGGTCGAGCGGGGCATCAGCGCGCAGCGTGAAGCTCCGCAGCCCCGGCGTGTGCTGGGCGGTGAGTGCGGCGGCTCCGGCGCCGTCCAGCACGCGCGGGTCGAAGTCGGCGCGCGAGACGAGCGCCCCGGCGTCCACCTGCCCGCGCTCCACCCGCACCACGCGCGCGAGGGGATTGACGCCGCGCAGCGTGGCCTCGGCGTGGTCCAGCCGCACGGGGTCGGCGAGGTCGGTCTTGTTGATCACGACGACATTGGCATAGGCAAGCTGCCGCGCGGCCTCCGGGTGCTCGCGCAGGGTCTGGAGGATGTGCCGGGCATCGACCACCGCCACGAGCGTGCTCAGTCGAAAGGCGGCGCGCACCGAGCGCTCCAGCAGCGTGCTCAGGACCGGCGCCGGGTCGGCCACACCACTGAGTTCGACGATGAGCGCGTCAGGCTGGTGCTCACGCATTCCTATCGTCACGAGGGCGCGCAGCAGGTCGTCGCGTCCCGAGCAGCACAGGCAGCCCGCCGTGAGCTCCGTCACGTCCTCCCCGAGGTTCTCGATCAGTGAGCCGTCGACGCCCGCTTCCCCGAACTCGTTGACGATCACGCCCAGGCGCCGGGGCAGCGAGCGAATCAGGTGGTTGACGAGCGTGGTCTTGCCGGCCCCCAGAAACCCACCGACCACAATGATAGGCAGCCGCCGGTCTTCGCGGGCGGGCAGGGCAGATTCGGGAGGCGTCATCGGGGGTCAGGGTAAGCCAGAAAGCGCAACAATCGCTTGACCCCGGACCGCTAGACTGAAGCATGAACCCCGCAAGCGGCAGGAAGGAGGACTCGCTCACCCCTGGCACCCGACCCGAGGCACCGGCCCCCTCGGAACTCCGGGTCGCCCCGGACCTGAACGCTCCGCGCGTGCTCGTGCTCAACGCGTCGTTCGAGCCGCTTCAGGTCACGAGCATCAAGCGCGCGATCACGCTGCTCCAGTACGGGGTGGCCGAGGCGCTCGAACTCAGCCGCGACGTGGTCCGCTCGCCGAGCACCGTCCTGAACGTGCCGAGCGTGATCCGGTTGCGCCGGTACGTCCGGCGCCCGCGTGTGAACGCCGTGCCCTTCAACCGCCGCAACGTCCTGCGGCGCGATCATTTTGTCTGCCAGTACTGCGGCGGCCACGACGAACTGACCCTCGACCACGTGCTGCCGCGCTCACGGGGGGGGCGCCACGCCTGGGACAACGTGGTGACCGCCTGCCGGGGCTGCAACCAGCGCAAGGGCAACCGCACCCCCGAGGAAGCCGCCATGCCGCTGCGGACGCGCCCGCACGCGCCCACCTTCGGCGTCTACGCCCACGGCCAGTTCGCCCACTGGCAGCCCGAGTGGAGCGGGTACATCGGCAGATAAGACCCCACGCGTTCCCCTCCCCTGATCCCGGGGGAATTTTTCTTGGGCACTACGCTCACTCCGTAATGCCGTCCCCAAGCCGTAGACTGTCCAGGTGAACGGTCCGGCGGCGCCCCACTCCCCCCAGCAGGCTCTGGCTGCGGCCCCCTGGCCCGGTGTGCTGTTTGACGGGGGGCGGGCGTGAGCGCCATCTATCAGCGGGCTCGCCCGGTGCGCTGGGAGGATGTGGTCGGCCAGGACCATGTCAAGGACGTGCTGAAAACGGCGCTGGAGCAGGGGCGGGTGGGGCACGCCTACCTGTTCTCCGGGCCGCGCGGGGTGGGCAAGACGACCACCGCCCGCTTGATCGCCATGACCGCCAACTGCTCGGCACCGGGTCCCAAGCCCTGCGGGGAGTGCGAAAGCTGCCTGAGCGTGCGCGCCGGGTCACACCCCGATGTGCTCGAAATCGACGCGGCGAGCAACAACGGCGTGGACGACGTGCGCGACCTGCGCGAGAAAGTCGGGCTTGCGGCGATGCGCGGCGGCAAGAAGATCTACATCCTCGACGAAGCGCACATGATGACCAAATCGGCCTTCAACGCGCTGCTCAAGACGCTTGAAGAACCGCCCGGGCACGTGATTTTTATCCTGGCGACGACCGAGCCCGAAAAGATCATCCCGACCATCCTCTCGCGCTGCCAGCACTACCGCTTCCGGCGCCTGACCCCGGAGGAGATCGCCGGCAAGCTCGCGGGCCTCGCCGAGCAGGAGGGCGCGCAGGCTGACCCGGAGGCCCTGAGCCTGATCGGGCGCCTCGCCGACGGAGCGATGCGCGACGGCGAGAGCCTGCTGGAGCGGATGCTCGCGGCGGGCTCGTCGATCACCCGCTCGGCGGTGGAAGAAGCCCTCGGCCTGCCGCCCGGCGAGCGGGTGCGCGCGGTGGCCGGGGCGCTGCTGATCGGGGACGTGGGAGCGGCGCTGTCCGGGGCCGCGCAGCTCTACCGCGACGGCTTCGCGGCCCGGACGGTGGTCGAAGGGCTGGTGGCCGCCTTCGGAAGTGCGCTGCACGCCGAACTCGGCCTGGGCGAGGAAGGCCGGCTGGAGGGCGCCGAGGTGCCCCGGCTGCTGCGGCTGCAAGCGGCGCTCGACGAGCAGGAGGCCCGCTTCGCCCGCTCAGCCGATGGACAGAGCCTCGAACTCGCGCTCACCCACGCCCTGCTCGCGGCGGACGGCGGCGGGGCCGGGGGAGGCAGCGCGGTCACGGCGCCGGCGTCCAGCGTGCCGGCGGACCTCGTGCAGCGACTGGGCCGGCTGGAAAAAGAGCTCGCTGGCCTGCGGGCCGGTCCGCGCCCCGAGTCTGTGGCTCCCGCGCGGGAAGCGACGCCGGTGCGCGCCGCCGTATCCGAAGCGCTCGCCGAGGTGCCGGCGCCGACGCCTGCTCCCAGCGCCGCCCTGCGCGGAAGCTGGGCCGACGTGCTCGGACAGGTGAGCATGCAGGTGCGCGCGTTTCTCAAGCCGGCGCGGATGCACGCGCAGCCGGGCTACGTCAGCCTGACCTACGAGCAGAAAAACGCCTTCCATGCCAAGCAGATCGCCGGGAAATTCGACGAACTCGCCGCTGTGGTCGCGCGGGTCTTCGGCCCGGTCGAGTTCGAGCTGATCGCCCCCGACGGCCTGGGGCGGCGCGAGCCCCCGGGCGGAGGTGCGGCCGGCGGAAAGGGAGCGCCGCTCACCCCTCCCCCGACACCGGCGCCCGCCCCCGCGCGCGCTCAGGGGCCCGCGCCCACCGCCCGCGCCGAGATTCCCGACTTCGACCCCGCGCCGCGCCGCACGCGCCGGGGACCGGACTTCGAGCCGGTCACGACTGAGCCCGCCGGGGCACCAGCTGCGGCCTCCCCCGCACCCCGCGCCCCGGCGCCCCGCGTTGCCAGCCTGCCGGCGCGTCCCCCGGGGCGCCCCGGCGCGAACCGGCCTGCCCCCCCCCTGAACCCGGCGCCGGACCCCGAAACCCGGCTGCCGCGCCCCGCGAGCCCCGACGACGTGGCCCCGGCGCCGCTGCCCGCGGAGTCGGCGCCCTGGGAAGCCGAGCACGCGGCCGATCCGCCCCCAGCGCCGGCCGACGCCCAGGGCGGGGACCGCACCCCGCCGCCCGGCGCGTCCCGCGAGCTGTACCTGGGTGAGGTCATCACCGAGGAGCCCAACTGGGACGACTTCGGCTCGCCGCCCGAGGAGGGCGGGACGCCGCCGCTCGATCCCCTGCTGGACGATGCGCCGTTTGCCGAGTACAGCGCCCCGCGTCCCGCGCCCCGCCCCGCCCCCGCCCCGGCGCAACAGCTGGCGGCGCCCACCCGGCCCGGCGACATCCGCGCGCATCCCCTTTACGACGAGATCAAGAACCGCTTCTCCGGGCGGGTACGTGAGATCGGCAAAAACCGCAAAGTGCAGGCCGCGGGCACCGAAGCCGACGAGGAAAGCGCGGGCGAAGACGACGCGGCAGAAGGCGCCGGAGCCTGAGCCAACAGCTCCCCCGACGGGCCGCCCCCACCATCATCTTCCGTCAGATCGGGTGCGCTAGCTTGCGGTGATTTATGCTCCCGACGCGCCGCTTCTCGCCCCGGACCCCCTTTCGGGACCGCGCCCTGACCTGGGGCCTCGTGCTCGCGCTGGCGCCGGGCGCCTCGGCGCAGGCTCCGGCGCCCCTGGACCCACCCCCGCCCCCGGACCTCGTCCTGCCGGGGCTACCGCTGCCGCCGCTGCCCACGCCTCCCCTGCCCACCCCAACGTTGCCCGGGCCGCTGCTCCCGGTGCCGCTGCCCACGCCCCCCTCCCCCAGCGAACCCGCGCCGGCCCCAGTCCCGCCCGTGCTCGACATTCCCGCGCCCACGCCGCCCGCACCGACACCATCTGCGCCGACGCCACCCGCACCGCCCCCCGCGCCCGAAGTCCCGATGCTGCCTCCCACCTCTGAGCCGGCGACGCTGCCTGGGCTGAGCGGAGCGCCGCTGCAACCCGTGGAAGAGGGTGCCAGCGCACTGCGGGGGCTGTGGGTGGACGCCTTCGGCCCCGGCCTGAAAACCCGGCTGGAGGTGCAGCAGACGGTGGACGACGCGGTGAAGATGGGGGTCAACACCCTCTTCGTGCAGGCGATCCGGCGCGGCGACTGCCTGTGCATGAAAAGCGGACTGCCGCTCGTGAGTGACCCCGGCCTGGAAAAGAACTTCGATCCGCTCGCGATCATCACCCGGCAGGCGCACGCGCGCGGGCTCAGGGTGATTGCCTGGGCGAGCGTGACCGGCATCGCCAACGCCGCCGTGCCGAGCCGCGCGCCGGGGCACGTCCTGAAAAAGCACGGCCCGGACAGCGGCGCGGGGTCCTGGCTCGCCCGCCGCCCCGACGGGAGCTGGCAGGAGGGGAGCGACGGCTGGCTCGACGCCGGCATCCCCGAGGCCGCCGAGTACATGACGCAGGCGGTGGTGAACTTGGTCAGGAACTACCGGGTCGACGGGGTGCAGCTCGACCGCATCCGCTATCCCGACGGCGGCGCCTGGGGCTACGACGCCAAGACCCTGGCCCGCTACCGCGCCGAGACGGGCGCGAAGGGCACCCCAGCCCCCACCGACCCGGCGTGGCAGGCGTGGAAGCGCGAGCAGATCACAGCGCTCGTGCGCCGCATTGCGCTGGAGGTCAAGCTCACGCGGCCCAGCGCCTGGGTGAGTGCGGCCACCATCACTTACGGCGCGCCGCCCGCGCCGGGTGACCTCCAGGCGTTCCAGAAGTCGCGGACCTACGTGGACGTGTCGCAGGACTGGCCCACCTGGGTGCGCGAGGGCCTCGTCGAACTCAACGTGCCGATGAACTACAAGCGCGAGGACCTGCCCGCGCAGCGGCAGTGGTTCGACGGCTGGAACGCCTTTGCCCAGAGCGTGCGCCGCCGGGGCGACGGGCAGCTCAGCGCGCTCGCGGCGGGCACGGCGCTCTACCTCAATTCGCCCGCCCAGAGTGCCGAACAGGCCCGGCGCAGCGTGGCGCAGGGCCTGGGCTGGGTGGGCTACTCCTACCGCACGCCCACCCTGAGCGTGTACCAGGGCAAGCAGACGGCGCCGCTGGCCCTGAGTGCCGTGACCCAGGCCCTGAGTGGCGTCAAGACCGCCGGCGTGCTCGACCCTGGCCTGCGCTGGACCGAAGCCGCCCCGAGCGTGCGCGGGGTGCTCGGGCGGGTGAATGGCCCAGTTGGTGGCGCTGTGGGTAGCGCAGGCCGGCTCGGCGGACACCTGGTCGAGGTGTGGCAGGGCGGCAAACTCGTGGGCCGCGCCCGCACCGACGGCAACGGCTACTACGGCTTCCTGACGCTGGCTCCCGGCCCGGCAGAGGTGCGCGTGGCCGGTCAGCGCTGGGCGGAGAACGTCCCTGAGCGCGGCGTGCTGCGTTTCCCCGACCTGCTGCTGCGCCGGCCCTGAGCCCGCACCCGTCCCTGGTCCCGCCCGCTAGACTTTCTGCCATGACTGCACCTTTCACGCCGGGACTCACGCCTGCCGAGTCCCGGCAGACTCTGGGCCGCCTGGCGCTCGGCGTGGCGATTCTC
The nucleotide sequence above comes from Deinococcus reticulitermitis. Encoded proteins:
- a CDS encoding PaaI family thioesterase, with the protein product MTLHPDLTLPSAEDFERLTPEELAAQMRPLVGTLGARLGIELTGVGRERVSARMPVEGNRQPAGRLHGGASLALAEELASIGSWMNLDPQRQVAVGVDISATHVRGAGQGFVTGEAVLSYRGRTLMVWQVEIKDERGRVTSLARCTCNVISTGA
- a CDS encoding HNH endonuclease: MNPASGRKEDSLTPGTRPEAPAPSELRVAPDLNAPRVLVLNASFEPLQVTSIKRAITLLQYGVAEALELSRDVVRSPSTVLNVPSVIRLRRYVRRPRVNAVPFNRRNVLRRDHFVCQYCGGHDELTLDHVLPRSRGGRHAWDNVVTACRGCNQRKGNRTPEEAAMPLRTRPHAPTFGVYAHGQFAHWQPEWSGYIGR
- a CDS encoding family 10 glycosylhydrolase — protein: MLPTRRFSPRTPFRDRALTWGLVLALAPGASAQAPAPLDPPPPPDLVLPGLPLPPLPTPPLPTPTLPGPLLPVPLPTPPSPSEPAPAPVPPVLDIPAPTPPAPTPSAPTPPAPPPAPEVPMLPPTSEPATLPGLSGAPLQPVEEGASALRGLWVDAFGPGLKTRLEVQQTVDDAVKMGVNTLFVQAIRRGDCLCMKSGLPLVSDPGLEKNFDPLAIITRQAHARGLRVIAWASVTGIANAAVPSRAPGHVLKKHGPDSGAGSWLARRPDGSWQEGSDGWLDAGIPEAAEYMTQAVVNLVRNYRVDGVQLDRIRYPDGGAWGYDAKTLARYRAETGAKGTPAPTDPAWQAWKREQITALVRRIALEVKLTRPSAWVSAATITYGAPPAPGDLQAFQKSRTYVDVSQDWPTWVREGLVELNVPMNYKREDLPAQRQWFDGWNAFAQSVRRRGDGQLSALAAGTALYLNSPAQSAEQARRSVAQGLGWVGYSYRTPTLSVYQGKQTAPLALSAVTQALSGVKTAGVLDPGLRWTEAAPSVRGVLGRVNGPVGGAVGSAGRLGGHLVEVWQGGKLVGRARTDGNGYYGFLTLAPGPAEVRVAGQRWAENVPERGVLRFPDLLLRRP
- the dnaX gene encoding DNA polymerase III subunit gamma/tau, with the translated sequence MSAIYQRARPVRWEDVVGQDHVKDVLKTALEQGRVGHAYLFSGPRGVGKTTTARLIAMTANCSAPGPKPCGECESCLSVRAGSHPDVLEIDAASNNGVDDVRDLREKVGLAAMRGGKKIYILDEAHMMTKSAFNALLKTLEEPPGHVIFILATTEPEKIIPTILSRCQHYRFRRLTPEEIAGKLAGLAEQEGAQADPEALSLIGRLADGAMRDGESLLERMLAAGSSITRSAVEEALGLPPGERVRAVAGALLIGDVGAALSGAAQLYRDGFAARTVVEGLVAAFGSALHAELGLGEEGRLEGAEVPRLLRLQAALDEQEARFARSADGQSLELALTHALLAADGGGAGGGSAVTAPASSVPADLVQRLGRLEKELAGLRAGPRPESVAPAREATPVRAAVSEALAEVPAPTPAPSAALRGSWADVLGQVSMQVRAFLKPARMHAQPGYVSLTYEQKNAFHAKQIAGKFDELAAVVARVFGPVEFELIAPDGLGRREPPGGGAAGGKGAPLTPPPTPAPAPARAQGPAPTARAEIPDFDPAPRRTRRGPDFEPVTTEPAGAPAAASPAPRAPAPRVASLPARPPGRPGANRPAPPLNPAPDPETRLPRPASPDDVAPAPLPAESAPWEAEHAADPPPAPADAQGGDRTPPPGASRELYLGEVITEEPNWDDFGSPPEEGGTPPLDPLLDDAPFAEYSAPRPAPRPAPAPAQQLAAPTRPGDIRAHPLYDEIKNRFSGRVREIGKNRKVQAAGTEADEESAGEDDAAEGAGA
- a CDS encoding CobW family GTP-binding protein; the encoded protein is MTPPESALPAREDRRLPIIVVGGFLGAGKTTLVNHLIRSLPRRLGVIVNEFGEAGVDGSLIENLGEDVTELTAGCLCCSGRDDLLRALVTIGMREHQPDALIVELSGVADPAPVLSTLLERSVRAAFRLSTLVAVVDARHILQTLREHPEAARQLAYANVVVINKTDLADPVRLDHAEATLRGVNPLARVVRVERGQVDAGALVSRADFDPRVLDGAGAAALTAQHTPGLRSFTLRADAPLDPYLWQRFMTSMILARPAEVLRVKGFLSLHGYPQRLLFQAVRDLFTADAWDESDGRSELVLIGRGLDQAEYEHAWADGLIPPTAGG
- a CDS encoding DUF2231 domain-containing protein — translated: MTLTQRVQELEHSVDQDALDALADQLQGTLAELKSKLPEGVVAALHGDSLGHPLHPALVHLPLGGWMVAGLLDFWPGGDPGERAGRERAADLALLFGTLGAVPTVAAGWTDWSNVRRGPARREGLLHGLLAETAFTLCAASLLARKGGRRGLGKALSGAGLGAALAAGALGGNLVYRYGLGVGRTLSTPQG